The genomic DNA AGCCAAAAATTTCCTTATGTACACATTTGCTGACAAACGTGATTTAAAACCATAAAACACAGAAGTACAAAGAAACCAGGTTACACTGTCAGCATTATTAGAAAAATCCAGAGACAAGCGGTTATTAACACTCCTAAAAACAAACACACTTCTCAGAAATGCCAAAATAAAAATCCTCATTTAGTAAAAACACAAAAAGAGGAACATGCCCTCTGACATCAGAGTAAAATTAAATACAAACTTAAACAGTAGTGAACAACGTGGCCATCGGCGCATGTTGGTTTTAAAGTGACTCCTTCCTGGATTCGGCGTCTTCCTTCAGCTTCTGCTCCTGCATGCGACTCCGAGTGGAGCCTGCACACAACAATCCCACTGGATCAATACCAACCCTTTTCAACGGCAACAACAGGAATATAAACACACTCACTCATCTCTGTCAGCTTCTGTATCAGAGTTGAGTCTTCTCCAGGTTTGCTGTAAATTGCAGTAAAGACACTTTAAATCCTCCTAACTCGTCAGTCAGCTGTTTAATATACCACAGTTACTTTTCTTTATGTCCAAAATAAAAGCAAACATGTTTGAGGCGCAGTTACTAAATCATGGCTGTGATAACCGACCTGCCGTCAGTTTCGTCTTGCCCGTCGATGTCGAAGCGGAGCCTCTTCAGAGGTTTTGGAGTAGATCCCAGATCCAGGGTCCTCTTGTGGGAGCGATCGCTGCTGACCATCTGGTTGATCTTCTGGAAGCGATTGGACAGCTGCAGATGAGGACATAACAGGATTAATGAATAAGTCAAGTGTGAGAGAGGAAAAAAGGAGTTGCAGCATTCTGTGAGGGTGACCATCTACCCCAAACGATTCCCCGATTGATACCAGCATTCTGCAAAGGGCACGAACAACACCATAAGATGTTTTAAAATACTTCAAACATTTGAAATGAATAAAATTCAAATCACAAAAATGAAGCACCGACCTGGAGCGAGGTGTAATAATACCCGGGGACACGCGAGAGCTCTTCATGGGAGAAATGTAAACGTTGTTGCTCCCAGGAACACGCAGAGGCGAGTTGGGGAACTTATAGGGACTGCGTGGTATTTGTGGGATTGGAGAGAGGGGGGGCGGCTGGAAAAAAATATCGGTATTAAAGCAGTAAGCTTTACTGGTCATAAATGGATCCAAGCTTCCCTGTGGACTTACCCTGGTAGATGCATACTGCAGGATGTTGGTTTTTAGCTTCTGCATGAACACCTGGTTGTAAAAGACGATGATGGAGTCGTACTGGCCTTCAGTGATCAAGACGTGTTTAAATGTCTGCAGAGCACAGCAGGTTTAATAAGTGGTGAATTAACAGGAAGTTCACTTCTACGGATGAAGCTGCACCACCTCTTGGTTGGTGTTGGGCAGGTTCTTGTACGCCGACACGATGGACTTGAAGCGCAGATCGACACTCTTCACTTTGCATATGGCATACATGGCTGACATCATCAACTGCAAAAGGACAAGCAGGTGATTTAATAGTAAAAAGAAACAAGAGGTGGAGACGGGAGGATTAAAGTCATGCTGGTGTTGAAGCACCTGGTCCAGGTGATGGTCTCTCATCAGCTCGTACTCATGCTGCAGAGTGTGCTGGAACAAGGTCCAGATGATGGGCTCCAGTTCAGGGTGAGAGGACAACAAGTAGGAGCAGAGCGTCTTTAGTCTGGTGTACGCCAGGCAGTACACTACAGAGGAAGGGGCAGAGAAAACACGTGTAAACTACAGCGTTAACATTCAACCTCATTTCTTTGAGTTCAGAGAGGAAGGCTGTTAAACGAGCAGTTGGGTTCATGCAaacgaaggagaaaaataacattTCTGCAAAAAATGATTTGAGTTTGTgaaattctaaaaatatttttatagCAAATCAACTCTTGTTTTACTGCTCATCTCAACAAATATTTCTTACTAAATACAAGACAACCCCTGAGCCCTCAGATCAGTAACTAAAATTTACTTACATTTTTTATAGAAGAGGCTTAGGGAGTTGGACTTGGAATGTCGTGGAACTTGACCAGGAGCTTGAGAGGCGGGGTTGGAGGAAGCCACGGGGGCAGACTTGCACACGGGCTTCACGGGGGACTCAGGAGGCGAAACCCACTGGCCGGCTCGCATCGGTGACAGATATCTGCTCATGCGTCAGTGCAACCAGTGGAACATGTTAGATAACCTTTCAACACTGATAAGTGACATTTCCATCCCAGGAAAAACCCAAACACTGATGCGCAGCAGGAAACTGCGAGTGAGTCATGGAGTTCGGTGAGGCACAACGGTTTCACAAAtttaacccaaaaaaaaaaagggttttAGGGTCTGAGATGAGATCTTATTTCCCCGACTGGTTGTAAAGTAACTTACAGGTCTGCAGCGGTGTGGTTGTGCTGCAGCGGCTGGCTGAAACTGCCGGGAGTCTCCACCTGCTCCTCTGCTCCACTCCCAcgttcctgtttcaggagctCAAACAGCGGGGATCCCTgacaacacaaacacacgcacagatTTACTTTAATCCTACGATTTATTAAAACTGTGAGGAATAAAAACACACCGGAGAGGTTTTCACATCGTCACTTAAACCAAaccacaaaacacacaaaacctGTACAAATGTGTGCATTGTTTCATCATCATTACATCTGAGCTCAGTCTTCATATCTATTTTTCTTTAATCCGCAGCCTACACAAGCAGCCTGATGATCTGATCGCCAACCCCAACCCAAGTGTGAAAAGGAAGTGGTTATACGTGAACTTTACACAAAATTTCCCTCGCAAAAATAGTCCATATTACACGTCTCTGGTCTGACAACACAACTGTTCCTCACTGAATATTGCCACAAGGACACGCCAAGTATGTGACACAGATACAGGAACATCCAGCGTCAAGCTTGATTAGATCTGAAAACCTGCTAAACTGAATCTGATGGAGCTGGAACATCCTGACGGTTTAGGGAGCGTGTGACAATAAACAAGCACACAACTCAGATCAACACCTCTGgggagggggatcctggaggcttATTACCCTATGATAAAAAAGTGACTTCACAATACACATGTGACTGTGTTCAGACATGTTTGGAACATTCTTTGTGTCATACTCGCATGCTGCACCCCGCTGACGTCACCGATGTTTCGAAAACAAAATCTGTGGCTCTAGTGGGTAGCGTGACATACTAGGTTTGGTAACTCATTATCTTAAGAGTTTTGTCAACAGCTGATTTGTGTTTCTAGTGCAGCTGCATTTACTTGTCAACAGCTGATTTGTGTTTCTAGTGCAGCTGCATTTGCTTGTCAACAGCTGATTTGTGTTTCTAGTGCAGCTGCATTTGCTTGTCAACAGaaatatttaaatttaatttttattttaaacaaatcATCTGAAGGAGGACTTTGACCCCTGTGCAGACTCCTCCCTGAGCCACAGAGTTCTCTGAGCCTCACACGTGCAGCAGTGGGACGTCTGAGTTACAGTAAAGGAGGAGCAGAGAGCTACAATGAGCTCACAGGGGACGCTGCGGGAACATACGAGAGAACGAGGGAGGAGGAACCACCTGACAGATCACAGAACTGAGAAAAAGAGCTCGGCTCTTCCACCCGAGGGACAGATATCATGTCTTCTGTAAAGGAATACTGATAGATCACTCAACTCAGCTGAGGATTTTTGCTTTTGAAGGCCAACAGAAGGTAATCTGACCAGCTGGTGACTCTACCTGCTGGAATTTTTCGGAGAAAACCAGTTGAGCAGCATTGGATATATTATTGTGTGAAATACAATATTCATGGATCCAAGCGCAAAGAACTTCCCTGTTGGACTGAAAATGTTTCAAACTTACCAGCTTGACCCAAATATGAACGTCAGCTGTGACAAGAGCGACGACTTCAAGTACCCCTTGTACAGCGTGGTGTTCAGCCTGGTGTTTGTGGTGGGGCTGGTGTTCAACCTGGTGGCGGTGTACATCTTTGGCTGCACGTTGAAGCTCCGGAACGAGACCACCACCTACATGATAAACCTTGTGGTTTCGGACTCCCTCTTTGTCCTCAGTTTACCTTTCCGGATCGCGTACTTCGTCAGACGCGACTGGCTCTTTGGATCTGTGCTGTGCAAGATCTCAGTGTCTCTGTTCTACACAAACATGTACGGCAGCATCCTCTTCCTCACCTGCATCAGCGTCGACCGCTTCCTGGCCATTGTTTATCCGTTCCGCTCCCAGGGAATTCGAACTAAGGGGACAGCCAAACTGGCCTGCCTTGTGGTGTGGGTGATGGTGCTCTCCGGGAGTATACCCACAGGCTTTCTTCTGGACACCACCTCACCAAACAACACAAACTCTTCTGCTAATTTCTGCTTCGAGAACTATTCCAAGAAACAATGGAAGGCGGAGCTATCAAAGGTAGTGGTGTTTATTGAGACCGTGGGCTTCATCCTCCCATTGATACTgaacgttttctgctctgccatgG from Nothobranchius furzeri strain GRZ-AD chromosome 10, NfurGRZ-RIMD1, whole genome shotgun sequence includes the following:
- the LOC107386519 gene encoding lysophosphatidic acid receptor 6 gives rise to the protein MDPSAKNFPVGLKMFQTYQLDPNMNVSCDKSDDFKYPLYSVVFSLVFVVGLVFNLVAVYIFGCTLKLRNETTTYMINLVVSDSLFVLSLPFRIAYFVRRDWLFGSVLCKISVSLFYTNMYGSILFLTCISVDRFLAIVYPFRSQGIRTKGTAKLACLVVWVMVLSGSIPTGFLLDTTSPNNTNSSANFCFENYSKKQWKAELSKVVVFIETVGFILPLILNVFCSAMVLRTLRSPQAISRGSSLNKKKVLRMIIVHLLIFCFCFIPYNVNLIFYTLVRSNIIPGCNAEQVVRTIYPIALCLAVSNCCFDPVVYYFTSETIQSSIKRKSTVWNNGAKLFDRLQTESTQSSPRTPIKSLTPKSVGAKTFDNESTV